In Numenius arquata chromosome 1, bNumArq3.hap1.1, whole genome shotgun sequence, the DNA window AAGGAAGAACATTGCATAAAGTAAATGTGTAAGAAATCAACCATTTGTATTATATTATCTACCATAAAATTGATCACAAAAGATGAACAGAGTAAACACACTGTATTCCCAATCTCAGTGTATGTAATATGGaaaacctgtgaggaaaggctctAATGTTAATATTTGCTTTTACACAAGTATTCTTCTATCCAATTTACAAGTTTGATTCAAAGATACTTCTACTGCTACCAGTACATGCACAGAAATGTGATGTTTGGCTTATGTGTGGAAAACAGAGTATCTGCCTCACCCTTTTTGTTCAGATACAGGAGGGAGGGAAATATCACTTTACAGCCTTGATGAGCTGCTGTGCCCATAGACAAGAACTTTCACTACATCTTCCAAGAAATGTATCCTGATCTTGTATAAAGAatgcaaaactcccactgaagtaAAAAACCGCCTCATTCATATATCTGGGGGCAGAATTCAGCTCTCAGAACTAAAACAGCTTGCACTGACCTGAAGCTTtaattctgaaatgcattttcaattGATATCTTGTATAAATCATGAATTGACAGCAATGTGCTTTATCAAGAAGACAGTATTCCAGTCACAAAGTGCCATCCAAATGGAAAGCGCTCAAAAAGTAAGCAAGAAAGACCAGAACATTATAATGATATTCTTGGGTTTCTTCATGACAAACTGCTGCATTGATTATTACCCATTCACAAGGTATCAGTTTTCATTTGGTCATTGTTGTTTAAAGCAGGAGAAGGCTTGCTCTTCTGACCATCAGTTCCTCCTTTGGATGTGTCCTGGAAGAAAAGCCTTGGCATCCACAGTGACATTAAGATTCGTTTGTATTCATTCCGAAAATTCTGGTTAAGAAGTCCGTATATTATTGCATTAAGGCAGCTGTTGAAATAGGCCATGAAGTAGCTTATAATGAATAACCATTCAGGAACTTTTGGTGCCATTTCCATAGGATCGATAGCTACAGCCAGTCCAATGAAGTTGAGAGGTGCCCAGCAGAAGGCAAAAATCACAAAAACTACAAACATGGTAAGAAAGTTTCTGAAGTCACTTGGCTTCAACCTTGGCTTTGTTTCTGATTTGACTCGTCTTCTGACTTGAAGCACTAAAACCCAAATTCGAAGGTAGCAGAAGCTCACAATGGTGATGGGGACGATGAAGTGAATTACCACAACAGCTATCGTATAGTAGGAGCTTGCAGTCTGAACAAATGTGCATGAATAGATGCGTGGATCATACTTTAAAGAGCCAACAAAAAAATTTGGCACAGTTGCAATTACTGTTAATATCCAGACTAAGGAGACATACAGCATTGTGTTCCAACAGCTGTACACTTTGTCATAGGCAAAACTATGGCATATGTAGCAATATCGGTTTATTGCAATTGCAGTGATGTTGAAAATAGAGCCTATTACACTTAGTCCCATCACAAAGCCACTCACTTTACAGTGCGTTTCACCCAACGTCCATCCATTGTGGAAAATAGCTAAGAGAACCAGTGGGTATGGATACAAGGCCACCACCAGATCAGCCAAAGCTAGGCTCACCACAAAGGCGTtacctggggaaaaagaaaaagacatagaTGTAAGTCTGAAAGCAAGCATAGTTgtgaacaagaagaaaatatgatttattattttgGATATCTGCAATGCTAAATTATTGATAATGTCAGCAAGTGTCAGGTCTTTAGGACCAATAGGTCTGTATGGGAAATAATTTTACAATTCAGTTTAGAACACCATGGAAATATCTATAGCAACAAGATGTTTCAAATCTGTTGGTGATTGAATCATACCCTCCCTTCTATTTTAACCTTTATTATACATAACCATCAGCGAGCCATTACATAAGCATGTGTTGAGTTTTTTCAGTGTGGCTAAGTCCATAGTTggaaggtgaaaaagaaaaaaattctaagtTGTGCCAGGTAGGCAAGCCATTATGCCATTCTAACCTATCACCGGAATGCTAACAGGCTTGACAGGTATCAACAGGAAGGATATACAAAGTCTAGGTCTCTAGGGATTAGAGGTATTTGTTGTATTATGCATATTCTAAATTGCCACACAATGGTCTATAGTATAGACATTTTCTGCATGAATGGCCTACCTGTACTGCAGTTATTTTCCCATTGGATTGACTAAGTAAGAGTGAATTGCCTTCACCACCTTCTGTAGAAAGGCATATTTCATTATATAAAGGAAAAATGCATGAATGCAAGAGAAAATTAATGGAAGGAGCCTTTAGGTCCTTTTTTTCTGATGACATTTAAAGAAATTTTAGTGACATGTTTGAGACATTGTCTCTCTTTAAACAGTGTCCTTTTCATCAGTATGAAATTTCTGGTCATTGTATCTAAGGATGCTTTAATAAAATAGTGAGATAGTAAACTGTattcctgaaaaataaatgtgaaatcaTTCTCTAGGAACTTCCCAGGAGGCAGAAAATAGAGGCACTAACTTTAGATTCTTGTCATTTAAGTAGCATAAAACACATTTCTGGTTTGCATACTCACTTTTTTGCTTAAAGTCCTTCAAACCATGAACAGATGTGCAAAAGAcccaaatagcttttaaaattgtgtgtggaacataattattttttgaaaagagCAGTTAGATGCTCAGTTCTACAAATTCTGAGCTTTCTAGTTCTCATCTGGGAAAGCAGTTTTCCATTTAGTTTTAAGTACAGAAATAATGCTGTGGATAAGGATGTCATTAGCTGGCAGCCATAAAATCAACAACCACGTAGGATTAAACTCCTCAAAAAATGGCAGAATTTCACCTGTATACTGTTTACTCCATCTGCTCTGCATCTGTAGCTTGCTTAACCTGAATTAAGGAATTGGGAGCTCCCTTTCTCCCACACACTTTAGGGGAAGAGCATGCTCATCAGGTTTTTCCCAGCAGCTAGTGAACTTAACTGAAAGCAGGATCATCCATCTGTAGTTAGAGAAACATGGCTCATCTCAAGAGCGGTGTACAACTTATTTTAGACGGGTCCTTGCTATACTTTTAGCAAACTATCTCACACTCCCTATATACTTTAAAGGCCACACAAGTGGTTTCACAGCTACAGTGCACTGATATGGTACTGGATGTAAGGCAATTCCACGTTATTTGCCTTAGAACCAATAGCAGTGTGTTGGTTTTTGTGCCCTCCCAAGGCACAGTCACTCCCTGCTTTAGGATTGAGTGGTTTCTATTTGAGTTTGTTGTTGGACCTGCACAAGGAGACATTTCCTGCTGGCTTATATGCACCATACTGAATACAATTCATTAATGTCATGCtgttgtgaaaaaaataaacataattttcagATGCAAAACCACATGAAGTAATTTTTCTGCCTTACTCAAGATTGCTAGGGTATTAGAAAAATGTCTCCAGTTTGGGGATTTTCACTTCCAGAAAGAAGGAAACTCTAATtagagcaaaacatttttttttgaggaaagattaaaCAAACTAGGAAGATGATTGAGGGGGACATGACAATTTCATATAAGCAAAGCAGGAAGGATAATCCATTCCCATGACTATGATGAACACAAACAAATTTCAGTCACAACAAGGAAGTTTCAAATTAGGCATTGAGAAAAACATTTTGATGGCAACAAAAAGTAAGTGCTGGAAAATCTTGCTTTGAGTCTGCCATTGGAGGTTGtaataaaaagttaaataaacatttttcagtaCTGGCCTAAATACAGCTGATCCCTGTTTTGAGCATTGGAAGGCTGAGATGACTTTGAAGACCTCTTCTAGCCATATGATAAATAGGATAAAAGACAAGATTAACAAAGGAGCAGGGGCTTCTTTATCTGAATGCAATTACACCATGGCGACAAGAATTTCTCTTATGTTTTTTTATCACTGTATCTGACAGAAGATAGAGAAGTCAGGagtatagaaagaaagaaagagagaatgaaagaaagaagggaagaaagagacttttttctcttttagaatgCCTTTTGGAGAAAGATTTAGTTTGGGATGTGTGCTAAGATTAATCTAATCTCTAAGGCCTCTTGGCATTAGCTTATATCTAAAATGTAATTGTTTAGTTAAAATGAAGTGGGCATTCAGCTCTTTCAATCATATTTGGAAAATCACTGTAAAGTACATTTGGCAACAGAATTTCAAAGTTTTGTACGTAGTTTAGGACTTCTTGAAAATTCTGACTGTAATGAATAAGGACAGTTAGTAATgaacttgtcaaaaaaaaaaacaacaaccactttacaacagagaagaaaaacagtgcaATATCTATAAAGGCCAGAAATGATTTGTCACTTTTATGGCTGTTTGCAGGGCCGAGTGTTCACACTGCACTGCAAAGCAAGGtccaatgtttttttctttccatgtggcTGACTGGAATGAAGTTTAATATGACATTACTGCAATGAATAATCTACAAAAGTAGAGAGAAACTTTTCTTATTCATAACAAATAAATAATCAACATTTTGAAGAATCGAAGGTCTTAGGCGTCTTCTACATGCTTGGAGAATGTAAATGTCCCTTGATAGACCTAAGACACAGCATTTGGAGTGGCTATAATTACGTTTGTAAGACAACCAAAGAGGTAACTTTTTGTTGTCTGTAACAAAATAGAAACCAGAGAATGCTCATCTACTTggaattattataattatttccaTAATTTACCTGATGGACTTTGTTGCTCGATTTCAGTTTCATCAGACAAAAGATTACATTCATTcataagaaaaacatttgctcACTGGAATGGAAAGACACCTTAATTACCAGCAGTAGCtactaaaagcaaaatatctaGCCAGGGACTAAAAAAGATACACATTTGCACTGTTTTGAACCTTGGTAGTTGGgtgcataaaaaagaaaataagttctgATATTGACTTTGGGTGCAACAGAACTAGATCAATATTTCATGAAGCGTTCTTGCATATTGGTTTTGTTGCcccaattaacaagaaaaaagGGAACTTCACACCCTCTTGTAATCTTGATATGACTTTCTATTGTAGGAATTTAGTCACAGAACAAACTTTCTGATAAAATCAGGACATTTAAGGGCTAAGGACAAGttccgcctggacaagttcctgtgcaacctgctctaggtggacctgctttggcaggggggttggactagatgatatccagaggtcccttccaaccccatatcattcgtgattctgtgattcagtgaaatAAAGACTGCTAATTAAGAAGAAGGTGAAATGCTGAAAGCATTTGGTCCGTACAATAAGAGTAACAACAATGACAAAAATTAAGTACTTGCATTATATTTGGATGTAAATGAACAAAAATCAAAGCCTAAACCCCTTTGATAGTTCCTACAACTTTTAGAAGAGCAGATCTTAACTTCAGACAAACAGCAGTGCATTAATCCCAAGGCATGTTGGCCAGGATTCACTACAGCAAGTGGCTTATTGGATCTATTGAGTTTAGACCAGTATGGAGATTGAAGAAGCATATGTAACAGCTTGAAGAAAGCAATCCATCCTTCAGTCAAGAAGACTGTACCTCTTTAATCTCCCCTTGTCTATAATTACTAATCAGTAATAGAAACTATGCAGCTCTGTTGAAGTATTATCTTGAACTTTCTTGTGCAATATCACCTTTTGAGCACCAGGCTTAAATATAATTTCCAGGCTCCAGACCCTACTGAATCCTCATTAAAGTGAGTCTCAAGGTCTGGACCAGTTAAAATAGAAGCATACTTGACTAAGAGCAAATTGGTGTAAAATTGACTCCACGTGTCTGTCTCCACTCCTGGTTGTATAAGAATAGCCCTGAGACTGAAACTAAGGACCAATCTGCTCAGACAAACCGTTTAAACAGCAGATTACTCTTAGCACCAGCCTGCATGGAAACCTGAGCAAGGTATGAGTGGGTTTCCACCTCAGAGTTCAGGATTTCGGCAAAACAGATGATTACTGTGATGCAACTGTGTAGCTGGTCCCATTCCTGGAGCTTCTTCATTATATGTCCATGTACACACAGATACTTACTGTTTCTTCAACTGATTGCTTTTCCCAAAATTTCAGTTAGTTTTTGGCATATTTTATGAAAGGTTTACATAATAAGATAGAAGGTTATGCTTTCAGAGCCCAGACTTCTGCTAAACTTCCAGGTAGTGGCTTTTAAATGGAAGCCCTGGCTGATGCTGCCAGCGACACCTACATTTTCTGACCTATAATATTTTCTACTGGGCTTCAGTTCCTATAATTCTTGCAGCTCATTTCAGGCTTCATTGTGGGGGTTCTTCTTAAGGTTTGCTCTTTAACGCGGAAAGAAAACATGGCTCTGGAGGGACTGAAGAACTGgcaccaggcaggcaggcagaactAGGGACTGAgtaggtttttgtttctttttctagaatGGCTCGGCATATTTGGCTCAAATATCATGCAGGGAGACGTTAGCTGCTCCTGGAGAAAGGCTGATGCTTCTTACTTCCTCACTACAATTTTTGTCTCTAACTTTGTCTCTAACTCTAACTCTAACTGGCTTCttttattagtaatttttttacagtgtttaAGCTCTTGtagttcttgattttttttgtttaaatagataacttttaaatctatttaaaatcaCCCAtgtcaactcttttttttctcacaatccatctgaaaaaaaccaatCTGCTAGCCTAATTCAGATGTAACTCCATTCATGTCAGTAGGAATGAAGCCATCAGAAGCGGACACCAGCAGCAGGTGGAGCAGAGAATTGTCTTTCACACATTGACATTTGAATTCCATATGACACTATAGGCCAATACCTAGGGTAATCTTTGATTTACTGAGACATGCTAATCTACTATAATGTTCATCAGAGTGTTACTAACAGAAGGTTTAACATAATGCTCCAAACAAATGCCAgatgggtttttgttttctttgaatatGATAGTTTAAACGTGGCAATATGCTGCTTTGTAGTAATGTTTCATGATTTCAGATATTAGTGAGATATACTGCAGACATTCATGTAATGAAAAGGGACAGGCAACATGTTTTTACTAGAACCACAGTATTTTAGAGACTATAGCAAAAAATATAACATAGACAATGAGTCAAGGCTGGTCTTTGATCTAAGGAACgttcatcttccttctttttagaAAATGTATGTTCTATgaaactgtttaaaatatttggttAGTATAATTATCCTGTGATATGTATAAGGACAACTCTCTACCATCACTGGGAGTATTGTAAGCAGAGCAAAAGGGGAGTATTTACTGTGGCAGTTCCCCTTTTATTGTGCAGCTACCCAAAGACTTTGGGAGAGCTTTCTGTTCAGAAGAAATTCAGGCCTAGACACCATGAAAGTTAGACAtctgtattttcacagaaaattctgGAATCCAAATCTAACAAGGGTTTAAACCTTAGTCATCAATTTTCTGGATGAAAGCAATATGCTGTTATGTAGAAGATGAGAAGAGCAACTTTTCATTTTAAGGTAAAACAATACCAACAGTTTAGTGGAGAACACTCTGTACACCCCTTTCTCAAGCTGTGCTGCAATGCAAAGAATGCAGGATTCACAGGAATAGAAGCTCAGCATGTAAAAAGGGGCTTGAGATTGTGGCTTAGTGACTTGCAGACTGCTGGATTGGGACAGACTTGCGGTCTTGGACTGCAACTATGAGTTGGTGCTGGAAGCTACACTTCTAGGAGCTGAATTTTGAGCTTATAAACCATAGCTCTCAAGTGTCAACACAGTCTTGCTGAAAAGAGGCACCTGAGTTGCATTGTTGATTAATACACTTTTGAGTGCATGATTTTGGATGCTTGACAGCTAGGTATGAGTATAACCCAGTGAACAAAGCAGCCATTTTTTAATGTGTGCTCAGGCTTCTTCTCCCTGTTGTTAAATATGGGAGCACCGGTACTTGAAGAGAGTTTTTTGCCATGAGTTTTGTAACAGACTGCAggtgcaaaaaaatatttctagtgcTGTGTTGTAAAAATTTAGCAAAAGTTCGAGATTTGTAACTCCTAGGTGTATAATTTTGCTCACCTGTGGCTTGCTCTGATGCGAGCAGTGGTGACTCTCTATTGCCACCTAGTGCACCAGCCACAGCAGAGACAATACATCGCACTCTATAGCAGGGCAGAAGGCAAAAGCAAGTGGTTGTTTTTTCCACAGCAAAAGTCTGATCACTAATCAGAGAGTATATTTATGGGGTGATAACTACTTTTCTGGGCTTCTGAGATTGCAGGAATATTCCTGGTATTGAgtgttttcagagagaaaaggggaagcagaagcagcaagacTCTCCTAGAGAATTCGCTATCACTTAGTGGTTAGGACACTTTCATGGTAGAAGAgcctttctttgaaaaaagaCTAGTGCCTATGTCTCTCATTGTCCCAAGAGAGTGCCCTActcaccagccctgctgctcttctggggTTAGTCTGCTTGTCTCTTTCTAGGTTATGCTCAAGAATTTCACCTGAGAACCAGAACGCACAGGTTATCACTTATATTGTAGAGTTCCTTTCATCAGTAagtttcaaagaacaaaaaaaattaaaaaacgcTTCTCATGATTTAACAGGTGGGAAACTGAGACTCTCCCAAGACACAGATTAGGAAGAACACTCCAGGTTCATGAGCCTTGCTGTTCTCTATTAGATAATAACACCTCCATTGGGCACACTCTGGAAAAAATGACAGTGCGTCTGCAGGTCACTGCTCCAAAATGACACCGTGGTGGCATACTGGTTCTAAGAGATGGAGCCAGTAGAAGAGCTAGAGCTATTAAGTGAAGCTAGTcaaattcaaagcaaacaaaatgggATAGTTGCTGCAATAGGTACTAAACCTGTAGAACTCCTTAACAGATCTTGCAGGTGAAAAAATTCTGCCTGTATCCAAGGGAAGGATGGAAAAGTACTTGAAAAAGACATCAGTTGAAGGTTACTAAACAGACACAACATACTAGGTTCATTAAATCCTCTGAGCTGGAACGAATCACAAGTTGACAGAATAAAGAAGAAGTATCATACAG includes these proteins:
- the MTNR1B gene encoding melatonin receptor type 1B; translated protein: MLENGSLRNCCDPGGRGRFGLVEREGEAAGAPRPAWVVTVLSSVLIFTTVVDILGNLLVIISVFKNRKLRNSGNAFVVSLALADLVVALYPYPLVLLAIFHNGWTLGETHCKVSGFVMGLSVIGSIFNITAIAINRYCYICHSFAYDKVYSCWNTMLYVSLVWILTVIATVPNFFVGSLKYDPRIYSCTFVQTASSYYTIAVVVIHFIVPITIVSFCYLRIWVLVLQVRRRVKSETKPRLKPSDFRNFLTMFVVFVIFAFCWAPLNFIGLAVAIDPMEMAPKVPEWLFIISYFMAYFNSCLNAIIYGLLNQNFRNEYKRILMSLWMPRLFFQDTSKGGTDGQKSKPSPALNNNDQMKTDTL